CGGAATCTCGTGCCGCACACCGTCCACCAGCACGGTGATGAACACGAGGCTCGGGCGCTGCTCCACCAGGTCGATCACGCGCGAGGGGCGCTGGACGGCTTTACCGGCCATGTCAGTCTGGCTGAGCGCGATGTTCACCGTGGCGCACTTGTACGAGTCCTTGCGGATCACCACCCGGGTCGGATAGGTGATGGTGTAGGGCTTACCCATGTCGTTGATCCCGCCCTGGCCCAGGATGTCGGCGGTCAGGCCCCGCGTGTAGTTCATGTCCACGTGCTCGATAATGATGCGGTCGCCGGGGTTGAGCAGCAGCGTCTCGCCGTCCTTGAGCGCCACGCGCTCGTTGCCGTTGATCAGCAGGATCAGGTGGTTGAGCTGCGGCTTTTCCACCAGGATTTTCGGGTTCTGGGGCACGATCCCGAACTCTTCCATGAACGCGTTGATGACCATGGACTTGTGCCTGATCTTAAGCTCGTTGGAGGGTATCTCTTTTGAGCTTTCCACCCCGAAAGACGGGATCTCGTGCTGGGTCAGGGAGTAGTAGGTGGCGCTGCGGCGCTGCTCCTTGTGCGGGCTGGTGTCGCTCAGGGTGTTGTGGTTGTTGAAATGGAACTTGTACTCCGGCTCCGGGATGTCGCGGTTGACCCGCTCGCAGATCCGGTTGGCTATCGTCCCCAGCTCGATGCGCTTGCCGCTGGTCGGCCCCACGTAGACATCGGCGTCCGCGATGATCGACTGGCCGAAACGCATCGGGCTGTGCATGTCGTCCACGTATTCCGGACGGTAGAACCCGCTGCCGTCGTGAAGGTTCAGCAGCACGTCGCTCCGGTTGATCAGCTCCTTCAGAATCTCGACGATCCGGGCCTCGTAATCGGCGGCCTGAAGCTCGGCGAACTTGCGGTTCATGTCGCCGTTCGGGCCGCGCTGGTTCATCAGGATCGCGTAGAAATTGGCCCGCGGCACCACGATCAGGCTGCCTTTCTTGAGTGACAGGTCGGCATAGGTGTCGGCGGCCAGGTAGCCGCCCGGCTCATCGCCCTGGATCCCGCCGATGATCATCATGGTCGGGCCGGGCTCATAGCCCAGGATTTCGTAGACGTGCAGCTCGTAGTCCGTGTTCTCGAAATAGGTCTTGTGTACGGTCTCGGCCCGCAGCCCGGCGGCGGTCAAAAGGCAGATCAGCGCCAGGGCCATCGCTTTGCAGTTTTTTTCTCTCAGTCTCATGATCTCTCTTTGCGCTCGCTTGAACGGTTCTATATTTGCCCGTTGCCGGGTGATTGTCAGTGCATGCAGCAATGCTTGTACTTGCGTCCAGAGCCGCAGGGGCAGGGGTCGTTCCGTCCGGCCTGAGCTTCCGCCGCCACAGCCGGCGTGGCCGCGGTGGATGTTTCCTGTTCTGACCGCACCTGACGGGCCAACTCCTCCAGTGCGACGCGGGCATGGTCCAGGAACAGAAGGACGCCCTCGCACAGGCGGCTGCGCTGTCCGAGCCTGCCGCCGCCAGCGGCCAGGCGGTCCTTGGGGCAGCCGCCCCGGCAGAGGTCCAGGTGGCGGCAGCGGGAGCACTGGGACGGCCAAGCCGCTTTGAGCCGGGCGAACGAGTCCTCGCGGTCCGAGTGCAGAAGCCCGGCCAGCGGGGTGACTGTGAGGTTGCCCAGGCTGTGGCTGCGGCTGACAAAGAAATCGCAGGGATAGACCTCGCCGTCCTTTTCCACCACCAGGTAATGGTCGCAGCGGACTCCCATGTCGCACAGGCTGATCCGCGTGTCCCCGGCCAGCCGTGCCACCAGGGCGTCGAACAGCCGCACCGACACCCGTCGCGTGTCGCCCCGGCTCATCCACTCGTCGAACACGTCACAGAGGAATCGCCCCCAGCCCGACGGGCTCACGCTCTCGGCCGTGGGGGCCCCGCTTCGGCTGTCGTACTCCACGCAGGGGATGAACTGCAGGAAATCGAAGCCCTGGCCGGTCAGCCAGCGGTAGATTTCCCGCCCCTGCCCGCACGAGCCAGCGCTCACCAGGCTGAGGATGTTGAATTCCACCCCGTGGTCGCGCAGCCGGGCGGCGGTCTGCATCACCCGCTCGAACGTACCCGCTCCCTTGCGGTCGCGGCGGTGACTGTCGTGCACCTCGGCCGGGCCGTCCAGGCTCAACCCCACCAGGAAACGGTAGCGGGCCAGGAACTGCGCCCACTCGTCATCCAGCAGCAGGCCGTTGGTCTGGAGAGCGTTGGCCACGCCCTGCCCGCCCCGGCCGAAACGCTGCTGCGCCTCCACCGCGCGACGGTAGAAATCCAGCCCGGCCAGGGTCGGCTCGCCGCCCTGCCAGGTGAACACGCTGGTGGGGAAACCGTAGCCCAGGAAATCCCGCACCATCGCCTCGAGGACCTCCTGCGGCATCACCGCGGGACGCTCCCCGCCCAGGGCCTGGTCCGTACCCAGGTAGAAACAATAGCGGCAGTC
The sequence above is drawn from the bacterium genome and encodes:
- a CDS encoding M14/M99 family metallopeptidase, which produces MRLREKNCKAMALALICLLTAAGLRAETVHKTYFENTDYELHVYEILGYEPGPTMMIIGGIQGDEPGGYLAADTYADLSLKKGSLIVVPRANFYAILMNQRGPNGDMNRKFAELQAADYEARIVEILKELINRSDVLLNLHDGSGFYRPEYVDDMHSPMRFGQSIIADADVYVGPTSGKRIELGTIANRICERVNRDIPEPEYKFHFNNHNTLSDTSPHKEQRRSATYYSLTQHEIPSFGVESSKEIPSNELKIRHKSMVINAFMEEFGIVPQNPKILVEKPQLNHLILLINGNERVALKDGETLLLNPGDRIIIEHVDMNYTRGLTADILGQGGINDMGKPYTITYPTRVVIRKDSYKCATVNIALSQTDMAGKAVQRPSRVIDLVEQRPSLVFITVLVDGVRHEIPNGQSLEVKKGAVLEIAEAVIDKPGPGDGLQVNFKGFVGDTRNNTGEDRGYKIPTGSGLLARFSTDGRGVEYPIVASYNGAE
- a CDS encoding anaerobic sulfatase maturase codes for the protein MQVGLKPFSLLIKPVGSRCNLDCRYCFYLGTDQALGGERPAVMPQEVLEAMVRDFLGYGFPTSVFTWQGGEPTLAGLDFYRRAVEAQQRFGRGGQGVANALQTNGLLLDDEWAQFLARYRFLVGLSLDGPAEVHDSHRRDRKGAGTFERVMQTAARLRDHGVEFNILSLVSAGSCGQGREIYRWLTGQGFDFLQFIPCVEYDSRSGAPTAESVSPSGWGRFLCDVFDEWMSRGDTRRVSVRLFDALVARLAGDTRISLCDMGVRCDHYLVVEKDGEVYPCDFFVSRSHSLGNLTVTPLAGLLHSDREDSFARLKAAWPSQCSRCRHLDLCRGGCPKDRLAAGGGRLGQRSRLCEGVLLFLDHARVALEELARQVRSEQETSTAATPAVAAEAQAGRNDPCPCGSGRKYKHCCMH